Proteins found in one Paraburkholderia caballeronis genomic segment:
- a CDS encoding ABC transporter ATP-binding protein, which translates to MPHTTETGDSKLVARDIHKRYGDNEVLKGVSLDAKKGDVISIIGASGSGKSTFLRCINFLERPNAGQIVVDGETVRTRAGRHGDLEVADPRQLQRIRTKLAMVFQHFNLWSHMTVLENVMEAPRHVLGVPRREAEDRARAYLEKVGLAPRVEKQYPSHLSGGQQQRVAIARALAMHPDVMLFDEPTSALDPELVGEVLKVMQKLAEEGRTMIVVTHEMGFARNVSNHVMFLHQGRTEEEGTPADVLGAPKSERLRQFLSGSLK; encoded by the coding sequence TTGCCCCACACGACCGAAACCGGCGACAGCAAGCTCGTCGCGCGCGACATCCACAAACGCTACGGCGACAACGAAGTGCTGAAGGGCGTGTCGCTCGACGCGAAGAAGGGCGACGTGATCAGCATCATCGGCGCGAGCGGGTCGGGCAAGAGCACGTTCCTGCGCTGCATCAACTTCCTCGAACGGCCGAACGCCGGACAGATCGTCGTCGACGGCGAAACGGTGCGCACGCGCGCCGGCCGCCACGGCGACCTCGAAGTCGCGGACCCCAGGCAGCTTCAGCGGATCCGCACGAAACTCGCGATGGTGTTCCAGCACTTCAACCTGTGGTCGCACATGACGGTGCTCGAAAACGTGATGGAGGCGCCGCGGCACGTGCTCGGCGTGCCGCGCCGCGAGGCCGAGGATCGTGCGCGCGCGTATCTGGAGAAGGTCGGGCTCGCGCCGCGCGTCGAGAAGCAGTATCCGTCGCATCTGTCGGGCGGCCAGCAGCAGCGCGTCGCGATTGCGCGCGCGCTCGCGATGCATCCGGACGTGATGCTGTTCGACGAACCGACGTCGGCGCTCGACCCGGAACTGGTCGGCGAGGTGCTGAAGGTGATGCAGAAGCTCGCGGAAGAAGGCCGCACGATGATCGTCGTCACGCACGAGATGGGCTTCGCGCGCAACGTGTCGAATCACGTGATGTTCCTGCATCAAGGCCGCACCGAGGAAGAGGGCACGCCCGCGGACGTGCTCGGCGCGCCGAAGAGCGAACGGCTGCGGCAGTTCCTGTCCGGCAGCCTGAAGTGA
- a CDS encoding Ig-like domain-containing protein codes for MANIRVVAKETGQVVAQSGNEVRLLKPSVVTVDITPSQIQSIARDGNRIVIRLKSGETVTIENFFGPNGEATSDLVIHDNDSNGFWAVGYSDATGEFALSPIESADQLLAAQAAGDSLVPLIAFAAAGVGMGVAAGLASSGGNSSGRSPAKDNAQTGSHFDVTSNNMYGLVGTADPGTSITLTRPDGSTVTTVASDSGVWHFNPNPLSDGEQGTVTGIDPNGRPVGPLGTGVADVTPPAEPAIEHNGAGELSGSAEPGSTITLTLPDGSTVTTVTDGNGHWSFGPNPLAEGDEGTLTATDPAGNHSAPETTGPADRTPPDESQLSVDHNNQDGLSGTGTPGDTIILTLPDGTTVTTIVDENGHWEFVPNPLPEGGTGTITEVDPNGNTTGGITTGPSDQTPPDETQLSVDENNGHGLGGTGTPGDTITVERPDGTTVTTIVDENGHWEFVPNPLPDGGTGTVTETDPAGNSTGGITTGPSDQTPPDDTQLSVDENNGHGLGGTGTPGDTITVERPDGTTVTTIVDENGHWEFVPNPLPDGGTGTVTETDPAGNSTGGVTTGPSDQTPPDESQLSVDENNGHGLGGTGTPGDTITVERPDGTTVTTTVDENGHWEITPNPLPDGGTGTVTETDPAGNSTGGITTGPSDQTPPDESQLTVDENNGHGLGGTGTPGDTITVERPDGTTVTTTVDENGHWEITPNPLPDGGTGTVTETDPAGNSTGGITTGPSDQTAPPAPNVEQNNGNGLGGTGEPGDTITVERPDGSTVTTTVDDNGHWEIAPNPLPDGGSGTVTETDPAGNVSDGTTTGPSDLVPPVSTDLGSVNLVDDVGPVTGTIARGGSTDDPKPTFSGHASGDVATVNVYDNGTLIGSAAVDASGNWSFEPAEPLADGAHDFQAAPVDAAGNVGPKTADWSFTVVTDAASAPAAPAITLVTDDAGPVTGPLQKGDTTDDRTPTISGTGTAGTTVTIFVNGTAVGSQVVDDDGNWSVTVPALTGDGQKTITAQASDGAGRQSPMTGGYPIVLDTTAPTAPGVVTATDDVGSVKGPIAAGGVTDDTQPGFSGSGAEPGATVTVYDGSTVLGTTTVDASGNWAFTPAGVLANGSHAISVTLTDHAGNTSAASPALNFTINPDTTVVSIVKAVDDVGPIQGDVANNGLTDDPTPTLVGTATAGAVVTVSEGATVLGSVTADASGNWSLTLPAQTEGAHTYTATSNGAGSGSTASFTLNLDLSAPAAPGIGSVTVTDDVGVYQGSVPQNGSIDDTTPTLAGSGATPGDTINVYDNGTLVGSATVGPDGNWNYTPTTPLAEGQHNLTVSQVDPAGNESAQSAPFAVVVDTTPPGPLDGSSLTLTDDVGTITGPIARGSATDDARPTFGGRAPAGDVATVNVYDNGALIGSAAVDASGNWSFEPDLPLEAGSHSFQAAPVDAAGNEGPLTPAWSFTMAGPAPAAPAITLVTDDAGPVTGPLQKGDTTDDRTPTISGTGTVGTTVTVFVDGTAVGSATVDNDGNWSVTTPALTGDGQKTITAQASDVAGQLSPMTGGYPIVLDTTAPTAPGVVTATDDVGSVKGPIAAGGVTDDTQPDFSGSGAEPGATVTVYDGGKALGTTTVDQNGNWSFTPVDPLASGSHAVSVTLTDHAGNTSGASPALNFTVDPDPTVVSIVKATDNVGNLQGDVANNGLTDDPTPTLVGTATAGAVVTVKEGTTVLGSVTADASGNWSLTLPAQTEGAHTYTATASNGAGAQSDASFTLNLDLTVPAVPDLGAVTVGDDVGLYQGDLAQNGYTDDTTPTLAGSGATPGDTIKVYDNGTPIGSATVAPDGTWSYTPTTPLAEGAHNLSVSEVDPAGNESAKSPPFAINVDTTAPVALVAITAINPDTGTPGDFITSATNLSVSGTLSQALGANESVQVSTDGGATWVNATSVAGTSWTYVDPRALPDGDQTYQVRVIDAAGNVGSTASQVVIVDTGISMDVQITGITPDSGVVGDFITNAGQITVSGTLSRPLPGGGKVQVSTDGGNTWADVATTDTNWIYADPAQHTSSTVHYDVRVLGPSGDVVSTTGQDIVFDMTPPAALAQIVSVTQDLGASSSDFITSDNRPVINGQVNQPVDDGSSVLVSIDGGNSWQPATTFDGTNWTLDLTGQTLADGSYVLQARVQDAAGNLGTISTQQLQIDTQPVDAGGITSTLALNGDTSVGVSGAFSTAQTATNADLVTRDESLTFSGTLNKALATNQYLQLSLDGGENWITVLSHSGVLWTYSADPLTASQTLDVRLQVVSASGVVATGTNFDHYSVVVDLDAPDKIALAPTLAAITDTGAAYAFSSSLYNKVAAGSLVALVDDVNRDGTYEEGIDRITGYASADQNGDWSFNASLGKGLHSVGFMVWDAAGNASGFGPLVMTSTGTLTNTVGSSTSSTGWGGTATGGDWGLGAGAATIDENGNWAFFQSSIGTKSGAAAYSGWVFDVTPNGYSATYLPESSAVANAPTNGDDYGHVIRQGVFVDVNRDGYMDVLGKVSQDSAAVALWTKNADGSYTASSFTFPTPAWWNPLDQQNTFGAAGSVIAWDRYGDGYSDFVVTYSGAGLSWQSDQSYTYISNNNGVLSADAGQNGFRWFQTEVSGVDVNNNGTVDLAGRSDQDSGRALDIQLFNADGSIGADKMYNGVFRGDGAYFNANTAYSMTWADFNGDGYLDLYLNRGYQSPTTTGNSDESRIYLNQGNDANGNWLGMSANPLYFDDTLAGTASNHFDGGASLAVDWNHDGKMDVIEVPRQNIANYPINAPTAPMVYLNSGTNVWTGTGKALGTTLYDDITGAVAVDYDWDGAVDLVMYRAGSTTAGVNSNTAPAVLIHNDNAVAYGTSLTFKILDQNGVNSFFGNTVKLYNSAGDLVATQVINAQSSVTTDSSGLLHFYGLDPHDTYSVQLLRNDNGSINHVGGSAYNQSYANGTVNSFWNVYPGDATNVYVLTAEATNAVNDTTAAGIVGTGYNDAFYGTLGDDVINGGGGWNTLMDGSRVWSETQGGDLIDYSNATGMMNVNLMTGVATGMGNDTLIGIETVIGGNYGNSITDNAANNTLRGGAGNDVFYLTNGGNDTVQFNVLKNADATGGNGHDTVYGFTVGDTLTNANADVLKLSGLLSGYGGTTSLRTDGGEVKLDAASQGLQDYLKVEVVGNDTVVSVDRDGAGGQYTSTAVVTLVNVQTDLLTLLQNHQLVI; via the coding sequence TTGGCCAATATTCGCGTGGTTGCAAAAGAGACCGGACAGGTCGTTGCGCAGAGCGGTAATGAAGTCCGGCTGCTGAAGCCGTCGGTGGTGACGGTCGATATCACGCCGTCGCAGATCCAGTCGATCGCGCGCGACGGCAACCGGATCGTGATCCGGCTGAAGAGCGGCGAGACCGTCACGATCGAAAACTTCTTCGGCCCGAACGGCGAAGCCACCAGCGATCTGGTCATTCACGACAACGACAGCAACGGCTTCTGGGCCGTCGGGTATTCGGATGCGACCGGCGAATTCGCGCTGTCGCCGATCGAATCGGCCGACCAGTTGCTCGCCGCGCAGGCCGCGGGCGACTCGCTCGTCCCGCTGATCGCGTTCGCGGCGGCGGGCGTCGGCATGGGCGTCGCGGCGGGGCTGGCGTCGTCGGGCGGCAACTCGTCCGGCCGTTCGCCGGCGAAGGACAACGCGCAGACGGGCAGCCACTTCGACGTGACGTCGAACAACATGTACGGCCTTGTCGGCACCGCCGATCCGGGCACGTCGATCACGCTGACGCGGCCCGACGGCTCGACGGTCACCACCGTCGCGAGCGACAGCGGCGTCTGGCATTTCAATCCGAATCCGCTGTCGGACGGCGAGCAGGGAACGGTGACCGGCATCGATCCGAACGGCCGGCCGGTCGGCCCGCTCGGCACCGGCGTCGCGGACGTGACGCCGCCGGCGGAACCGGCGATCGAGCATAACGGCGCGGGCGAACTGAGCGGCAGCGCCGAGCCGGGCAGCACGATCACGCTGACGTTGCCGGACGGCAGCACCGTGACGACCGTGACCGACGGCAACGGCCACTGGAGCTTCGGCCCGAATCCGCTCGCCGAAGGCGACGAAGGGACGCTGACGGCGACCGATCCGGCCGGCAATCATTCGGCACCCGAAACGACCGGTCCGGCGGACCGGACGCCGCCGGACGAATCGCAGCTGAGCGTCGACCATAACAACCAGGACGGGCTGTCGGGCACCGGCACGCCGGGCGACACGATCATCCTGACGCTGCCGGACGGCACGACGGTGACGACGATCGTCGATGAAAACGGCCATTGGGAGTTCGTGCCGAATCCGCTGCCGGAAGGCGGCACCGGCACCATCACCGAGGTCGATCCGAACGGCAATACGACCGGCGGCATCACGACCGGTCCGAGCGACCAGACGCCGCCCGATGAAACACAACTGAGCGTCGACGAGAACAACGGACACGGTCTCGGCGGCACCGGCACGCCGGGCGACACGATCACCGTCGAGCGGCCGGACGGCACGACGGTGACGACGATCGTCGACGAGAACGGCCATTGGGAGTTCGTGCCGAACCCGCTGCCCGATGGCGGCACCGGCACGGTGACGGAAACGGACCCGGCCGGTAATTCGACCGGCGGCATCACGACTGGCCCGAGCGACCAGACGCCGCCTGATGACACGCAACTGAGCGTCGACGAGAACAACGGACACGGTCTTGGCGGCACCGGCACGCCGGGCGACACGATCACCGTCGAGCGGCCGGACGGCACGACGGTGACGACGATCGTCGACGAGAACGGCCATTGGGAATTCGTGCCGAACCCGCTGCCGGATGGCGGCACCGGCACGGTGACGGAAACCGACCCGGCCGGTAATTCGACCGGCGGCGTCACGACCGGCCCGAGCGACCAGACGCCGCCGGATGAATCGCAACTGAGCGTCGATGAGAACAACGGCCATGGCCTCGGCGGCACCGGCACGCCGGGCGACACGATCACGGTCGAACGCCCGGACGGCACGACGGTAACGACGACCGTCGATGAAAACGGTCATTGGGAGATCACGCCGAATCCGCTGCCCGATGGCGGCACCGGCACGGTGACGGAAACGGACCCGGCCGGCAACTCGACCGGCGGCATCACGACTGGCCCGAGCGACCAGACGCCGCCGGACGAGTCGCAACTGACCGTTGATGAGAACAACGGCCACGGCCTCGGCGGCACCGGCACGCCGGGCGACACGATCACGGTCGAACGCCCGGACGGCACGACGGTAACGACGACCGTCGATGAAAACGGCCATTGGGAGATCACGCCGAACCCGCTGCCCGATGGCGGCACCGGCACGGTGACCGAAACGGACCCGGCGGGCAACTCGACCGGCGGCATCACGACTGGCCCGAGCGACCAGACAGCGCCGCCCGCGCCGAACGTCGAGCAGAACAACGGCAACGGCCTCGGCGGCACCGGCGAGCCGGGCGACACGATCACGGTCGAGCGCCCGGACGGCAGCACGGTGACGACGACCGTCGATGACAACGGCCACTGGGAAATCGCGCCGAACCCGCTGCCCGACGGCGGCAGCGGCACCGTGACCGAAACCGATCCGGCCGGCAACGTCAGCGACGGCACGACCACCGGTCCGAGCGACCTCGTGCCGCCGGTCTCGACCGACCTCGGCAGCGTGAACCTCGTGGACGACGTCGGCCCGGTCACCGGCACGATCGCGCGCGGCGGCTCGACCGACGATCCGAAGCCGACGTTCAGCGGCCACGCGAGCGGCGACGTCGCGACCGTCAACGTGTACGACAACGGCACGCTGATCGGCAGCGCGGCGGTCGATGCGTCCGGCAACTGGAGCTTCGAGCCGGCCGAACCGCTGGCCGACGGCGCGCACGACTTCCAGGCCGCGCCGGTCGATGCGGCCGGCAACGTAGGCCCGAAAACCGCCGACTGGAGCTTCACGGTCGTGACGGACGCGGCGTCCGCGCCGGCCGCGCCGGCGATCACGCTGGTGACGGACGACGCGGGCCCGGTCACCGGGCCGCTGCAGAAGGGCGACACGACCGACGACCGCACGCCGACGATCAGCGGCACCGGCACGGCCGGCACGACCGTCACGATCTTCGTCAACGGCACCGCGGTCGGCTCGCAGGTGGTGGACGACGACGGCAACTGGAGCGTCACGGTGCCGGCGTTGACCGGCGACGGCCAGAAGACGATCACCGCGCAGGCGAGCGACGGCGCGGGCCGGCAGAGCCCGATGACCGGCGGGTATCCGATCGTGCTCGACACGACCGCGCCGACGGCGCCGGGCGTCGTCACCGCGACCGACGACGTCGGCAGCGTGAAGGGGCCGATCGCGGCAGGCGGCGTGACCGACGACACGCAGCCCGGCTTCAGCGGCAGCGGCGCGGAGCCGGGCGCGACCGTCACCGTGTACGACGGCAGCACCGTGCTTGGCACGACGACCGTCGATGCGTCGGGCAACTGGGCGTTCACGCCGGCCGGCGTGCTCGCGAACGGCAGCCACGCGATCTCGGTCACGCTGACCGACCACGCGGGCAACACGAGCGCGGCCAGCCCCGCTTTGAACTTCACGATCAATCCGGACACGACGGTGGTCAGCATCGTCAAGGCCGTCGATGACGTCGGCCCGATCCAGGGCGACGTCGCGAACAACGGCCTCACCGACGATCCGACGCCGACGCTGGTCGGCACCGCGACGGCCGGCGCGGTCGTGACGGTCAGCGAAGGCGCGACGGTGCTCGGCAGCGTGACCGCCGACGCGTCGGGCAACTGGAGCCTTACGCTGCCCGCGCAGACCGAAGGCGCGCATACGTACACCGCGACATCGAACGGCGCGGGTTCGGGCAGCACCGCGAGCTTCACGCTGAATCTCGACTTGAGCGCACCGGCGGCGCCGGGCATCGGCTCGGTGACGGTGACCGACGACGTCGGCGTGTATCAGGGATCGGTGCCGCAGAACGGCTCGATCGACGACACGACGCCGACGCTCGCGGGCAGCGGCGCGACGCCGGGCGACACGATCAACGTGTACGACAACGGCACGCTGGTCGGCAGCGCGACGGTCGGCCCGGACGGCAACTGGAACTACACGCCGACCACGCCGCTCGCGGAAGGCCAGCACAACCTGACCGTCAGCCAGGTCGATCCGGCCGGCAACGAGAGCGCGCAGAGCGCGCCGTTCGCGGTCGTCGTCGACACGACGCCGCCTGGTCCGCTGGACGGCAGCAGCCTGACGCTGACCGACGACGTCGGCACGATCACCGGCCCGATCGCGCGCGGCAGCGCGACCGACGACGCGCGTCCGACGTTCGGCGGCCGTGCGCCCGCCGGCGACGTCGCGACGGTCAACGTGTACGACAATGGCGCGCTGATCGGCAGCGCCGCGGTCGATGCGTCCGGCAACTGGAGCTTCGAGCCGGATCTGCCGCTCGAAGCCGGTTCGCACAGCTTCCAGGCCGCGCCGGTCGATGCGGCCGGCAACGAAGGACCGCTGACGCCCGCATGGAGCTTCACGATGGCCGGTCCCGCGCCGGCCGCGCCGGCGATCACGCTGGTCACGGACGATGCGGGCCCGGTCACCGGCCCGCTGCAGAAGGGCGACACGACCGACGACCGCACGCCGACGATCAGCGGCACCGGCACGGTCGGCACGACCGTCACGGTGTTCGTCGACGGCACGGCGGTCGGTTCGGCCACCGTGGACAACGACGGCAACTGGAGCGTCACCACGCCGGCGCTGACCGGCGACGGCCAGAAGACGATCACTGCGCAGGCGAGCGACGTCGCGGGCCAGTTGAGCCCGATGACCGGCGGTTATCCGATCGTGCTCGACACGACCGCGCCGACGGCGCCGGGCGTCGTCACCGCGACCGACGACGTCGGCAGCGTGAAGGGGCCGATCGCGGCAGGCGGCGTGACCGACGACACGCAGCCCGACTTCAGCGGCAGCGGCGCGGAGCCGGGCGCGACCGTCACCGTGTACGACGGCGGCAAGGCGCTCGGCACGACGACCGTCGATCAGAACGGCAACTGGAGCTTCACGCCGGTCGATCCGCTCGCGAGCGGCAGCCACGCGGTCTCGGTCACGCTGACCGATCACGCGGGCAACACGAGCGGCGCGAGTCCCGCGCTGAACTTCACCGTCGATCCTGATCCGACGGTGGTCAGCATCGTCAAGGCGACCGACAACGTCGGCAACCTCCAGGGCGACGTCGCGAACAACGGCCTCACCGACGATCCGACGCCGACGCTGGTCGGCACCGCGACGGCCGGCGCGGTCGTGACGGTCAAGGAAGGGACGACGGTGCTCGGCAGCGTGACCGCCGACGCATCGGGCAACTGGAGCCTCACGCTGCCCGCGCAGACCGAAGGCGCGCATACGTACACGGCAACCGCGTCGAACGGCGCGGGCGCGCAGAGCGATGCGAGTTTCACGCTGAACCTCGACCTGACGGTGCCGGCGGTGCCGGACCTCGGCGCGGTGACGGTCGGCGACGACGTCGGCCTGTATCAGGGCGACCTCGCGCAGAACGGCTACACCGACGATACGACGCCGACCCTCGCGGGCAGCGGCGCGACGCCGGGCGACACGATCAAGGTGTACGACAACGGCACGCCGATCGGCAGCGCGACCGTCGCGCCGGACGGCACGTGGAGCTACACGCCGACCACGCCGCTCGCGGAAGGCGCGCACAACCTGAGCGTCAGCGAGGTCGATCCGGCCGGCAACGAGAGCGCGAAGAGCCCACCGTTCGCGATCAACGTCGACACGACCGCGCCGGTCGCGCTCGTCGCGATCACGGCGATCAATCCGGACACCGGCACGCCGGGCGACTTCATCACGTCCGCGACGAACCTGTCCGTGTCCGGCACGCTGTCGCAGGCGCTCGGCGCGAACGAATCGGTGCAGGTGTCGACCGACGGCGGTGCGACGTGGGTCAACGCGACGTCGGTGGCCGGCACGAGCTGGACCTACGTCGATCCGCGCGCGCTGCCCGACGGCGACCAGACCTATCAGGTGCGCGTGATCGACGCGGCCGGCAACGTCGGCAGCACCGCGTCGCAGGTCGTGATCGTCGATACCGGCATCAGCATGGACGTGCAGATCACCGGCATCACGCCCGATAGCGGCGTCGTCGGCGACTTCATCACGAACGCCGGCCAGATCACCGTTTCCGGCACGCTGAGCCGGCCGCTGCCGGGCGGCGGGAAGGTGCAGGTGTCGACCGACGGCGGCAACACGTGGGCCGACGTCGCGACGACCGACACGAACTGGATCTACGCGGACCCGGCGCAGCACACGAGTTCGACCGTCCACTACGACGTGCGCGTGCTCGGGCCGTCCGGCGACGTGGTCAGCACGACCGGCCAGGACATCGTGTTCGACATGACGCCGCCGGCGGCGCTCGCGCAGATCGTGTCGGTCACGCAGGATCTCGGCGCGAGCAGTTCGGACTTCATCACGAGCGACAACCGGCCGGTCATCAACGGCCAGGTCAACCAGCCAGTCGACGACGGTTCGTCGGTGCTCGTCAGCATCGACGGCGGCAATAGCTGGCAGCCGGCGACCACGTTCGACGGCACGAACTGGACGCTCGACCTGACCGGGCAAACGCTCGCGGACGGCAGCTACGTGCTGCAGGCGCGCGTGCAGGACGCGGCCGGCAACCTCGGCACGATCTCCACGCAGCAGTTGCAGATCGACACGCAGCCGGTGGACGCGGGCGGCATTACATCGACGCTCGCGCTGAACGGCGACACGTCGGTCGGCGTGTCCGGCGCGTTCAGCACCGCGCAGACCGCGACGAACGCGGACCTCGTGACCCGCGACGAGTCGCTGACGTTCTCCGGCACGCTGAACAAGGCGCTCGCCACGAACCAGTACCTGCAACTGTCGCTCGACGGCGGCGAGAACTGGATCACGGTGCTGTCGCATAGCGGCGTGCTGTGGACGTACAGCGCCGATCCGCTGACGGCGAGCCAGACGCTCGACGTGCGGCTGCAGGTGGTCAGCGCGTCCGGCGTGGTCGCGACCGGCACGAACTTCGACCACTACTCGGTGGTGGTCGATCTCGACGCGCCGGACAAGATCGCGCTTGCGCCGACGCTCGCGGCGATCACCGACACCGGCGCCGCGTATGCGTTCTCGTCGAGCCTGTACAACAAGGTGGCGGCGGGCTCGCTGGTCGCGCTGGTGGACGACGTGAACCGCGACGGCACCTACGAGGAGGGCATCGACCGGATCACCGGTTACGCGAGCGCGGACCAGAACGGCGACTGGAGCTTCAACGCGTCGCTCGGCAAGGGGCTGCATAGCGTCGGCTTCATGGTGTGGGACGCGGCCGGCAACGCGTCGGGTTTCGGCCCGCTCGTGATGACCAGCACCGGCACGCTGACGAACACGGTCGGCAGCAGCACCAGTTCGACCGGCTGGGGCGGCACCGCCACGGGGGGCGACTGGGGGCTGGGCGCGGGCGCGGCGACGATCGACGAGAACGGCAACTGGGCGTTCTTCCAGAGTTCGATCGGCACGAAGTCGGGCGCGGCCGCCTATTCGGGCTGGGTGTTCGACGTGACGCCGAACGGCTATTCGGCGACCTATCTGCCGGAGTCGTCGGCGGTCGCGAACGCGCCGACGAACGGCGACGACTATGGCCACGTGATCCGTCAGGGCGTGTTCGTCGACGTGAACCGCGACGGCTACATGGACGTGTTAGGCAAGGTCAGCCAGGACTCCGCCGCGGTGGCGCTGTGGACGAAGAATGCGGACGGCAGCTACACCGCCAGCTCGTTCACGTTCCCGACCCCCGCGTGGTGGAACCCGCTCGACCAACAGAACACGTTCGGCGCGGCCGGCTCGGTGATCGCGTGGGACCGGTATGGCGACGGTTACTCGGACTTCGTCGTCACGTACAGCGGCGCGGGGCTCTCGTGGCAATCGGACCAGTCGTACACGTACATCAGCAACAACAACGGCGTGCTGAGCGCGGACGCGGGCCAGAATGGCTTCCGCTGGTTCCAGACTGAGGTCAGCGGCGTGGACGTGAACAACAACGGCACGGTCGATCTCGCGGGCCGTTCCGATCAGGACAGCGGCCGCGCGCTCGACATCCAGTTGTTCAACGCGGACGGCAGCATCGGCGCGGACAAGATGTACAACGGCGTGTTCCGTGGCGATGGCGCGTATTTCAACGCGAACACCGCGTACTCGATGACGTGGGCCGATTTCAACGGCGACGGTTATCTCGACCTGTATCTGAACCGGGGTTACCAGTCGCCGACGACCACCGGCAACAGCGACGAAAGCCGCATCTACCTGAACCAGGGCAACGATGCGAACGGCAACTGGCTCGGGATGAGCGCGAACCCGCTGTATTTCGACGACACGCTGGCCGGAACCGCGAGCAATCACTTCGACGGCGGCGCGTCGCTCGCGGTGGACTGGAACCACGACGGCAAGATGGACGTGATCGAGGTGCCGCGGCAGAACATCGCGAACTACCCGATCAACGCGCCCACAGCACCGATGGTGTACCTGAACAGCGGCACGAACGTGTGGACCGGCACCGGCAAGGCGCTCGGCACGACGCTGTACGACGACATCACCGGCGCGGTCGCGGTCGATTACGACTGGGACGGCGCGGTCGATCTGGTGATGTACCGCGCGGGCAGCACGACCGCCGGCGTCAACTCGAACACCGCGCCGGCCGTGCTGATCCACAACGACAACGCGGTCGCCTACGGCACGAGCCTGACGTTCAAGATCCTCGACCAGAACGGCGTGAACAGCTTCTTCGGCAACACGGTGAAGCTGTACAACTCCGCCGGCGACCTCGTGGCGACGCAGGTGATCAACGCGCAGTCGTCGGTGACGACGGACAGTTCGGGCCTGCTGCACTTCTACGGGCTCGATCCGCACGACACGTACTCGGTGCAGTTGCTGCGCAACGACAACGGTTCGATCAACCACGTCGGCGGCAGCGCGTACAACCAGAGTTACGCGAACGGCACCGTCAACAGCTTCTGGAACGTCTATCCGGGCGACGCGACGAACGTCTACGTGCTGACCGCCGAGGCGACCAACGCGGTCAACGACACGACCGCCGCGGGCATCGTCGGCACCGGCTACAACGACGCGTTCTACGGCACGCTCGGCGACGACGTGATCAACGGCGGCGGCGGCTGGAACACGCTGATGGACGGCAGCCGCGTGTGGAGCGAAACCCAGGGCGGCGATCTGATCGACTACAGCAACGCAACCGGGATGATGAACGTGAACCTGATGACCGGCGTCGCAACCGGCATGGGCAACGACACGTTGATCGGCATCGAGACCGTGATCGGCGGCAACTACGGCAACTCGATCACCGACAACGCGGCGAACAACACGCTGCGCGGCGGCGCGGGCAACGACGTGTTCTATCTGACCAACGGCGGCAACGACACGGTGCAGTTCAACGTGCTGAAAAACGCCGACGCGACCGGCGGTAACGGTCACGACACCGTGTACGGCTTCACGGTGGGCGACACGCTGACGAACGCCAACGCGGACGTGCTGAAGCTGAGCGGCCTGCTGTCCGGCTACGGCGGCACGACGAGCCTGCGGACCGACGGCGGCGAGGTGAAGCTCGACGCCGCGTCGCAGGGGTTGCAGGACTACCTGAAGGTCGAGGTAGTCGGCAACGACACGGTGGTCAGCGTGGACCGCGACGGCGCCGGTGGCCAGTACACATCGACCGCGGTGGTGACGCTCGTGAACGTGCAGACCGATCTGCTGACGTTGCTGCAGAACCATCAGCTGGTGATCTGA